In the Streptomyces sp. f51 genome, one interval contains:
- a CDS encoding MFS transporter: MPVPASPAPGPAATGTVTTDVPSRLDRLPWSRWHWMIVIGLGTVWILDGLEVTTVGNIAGRLSEPGSGLSISSAQVTGVAAALYVAGACAGALFFGWLTDRHGRKKLFMITLAVYLAATALTAVSFDAWWFFTFRFLTGFGIGGEYAAINSAIDELIPARFRGRVDLIINGTYWLGAIGGSLLSIVMLNTDIFPKDLGWRLTFGLGVVLGLVILLVRRHVPESPRWQFIHGRGDQAEELVASVEEEIEEERGEPLPAAEGDITIEQRKGIGFGAIARSVFGTYPKRAALGLALFVGQAFLYNAITFGFGSILTTFFDVPTGGTGYYFAVIAAGNFLGPLLLGKLFDTVGRRVMISSTYLLSGLLLFVTAWLFDQGSLNAVTMTACWCVVLFFASAGASSAYLTVSEVFPMETRAMAIAFFYAIGTAAGGISGPLVFADLTKSGVVADTVLAFQIGASLMCAAGLVAVFLAVKAEGRSLEDIAAPLSTASAPAGTSASASAARAG, encoded by the coding sequence ATGCCAGTCCCCGCCTCACCGGCCCCCGGCCCCGCCGCCACCGGCACGGTCACCACGGACGTGCCGTCCCGGCTCGATCGCCTGCCCTGGTCCCGCTGGCACTGGATGATCGTGATCGGCCTGGGAACCGTCTGGATCCTGGACGGCCTGGAGGTCACGACCGTCGGCAACATCGCGGGCCGCCTCTCCGAGCCGGGCAGCGGTCTGTCCATCTCCTCGGCGCAGGTCACCGGTGTCGCGGCGGCGCTCTATGTGGCGGGCGCCTGCGCCGGCGCCCTGTTCTTCGGGTGGCTGACCGACCGTCACGGCCGCAAGAAACTCTTCATGATCACGCTCGCCGTGTATCTCGCGGCGACGGCCCTGACCGCCGTGTCCTTCGACGCCTGGTGGTTCTTCACCTTCCGCTTCCTCACCGGCTTCGGCATCGGCGGCGAGTACGCGGCCATCAACTCGGCGATCGACGAGCTCATCCCCGCCCGGTTCCGCGGCCGGGTCGACCTGATCATCAACGGCACCTACTGGCTCGGCGCGATCGGCGGTTCGCTGCTGTCGATCGTCATGCTGAACACGGACATCTTCCCCAAGGACCTCGGCTGGCGGCTGACGTTCGGCCTCGGAGTGGTCCTCGGCCTGGTGATCCTGCTGGTCAGGCGGCACGTTCCGGAGAGCCCGCGCTGGCAGTTCATCCACGGCCGCGGCGATCAGGCGGAGGAACTGGTCGCCTCCGTCGAGGAGGAGATCGAGGAGGAACGGGGCGAACCGCTGCCGGCGGCGGAGGGCGACATCACCATCGAGCAGCGCAAGGGCATCGGGTTCGGCGCCATCGCGAGGTCGGTCTTCGGCACGTACCCGAAGCGGGCCGCGCTGGGCCTCGCCCTCTTCGTCGGCCAGGCGTTCCTCTACAACGCCATCACCTTCGGCTTCGGCTCCATCCTGACCACGTTCTTCGACGTGCCCACCGGCGGCACCGGCTACTACTTCGCCGTGATCGCGGCCGGCAACTTCCTCGGCCCGCTGCTGCTCGGCAAGCTCTTCGACACCGTCGGCCGCCGCGTGATGATCTCCTCGACCTATCTGCTCTCGGGTCTGCTGCTCTTCGTCACCGCCTGGCTCTTCGACCAGGGTTCCCTGAACGCGGTGACGATGACGGCCTGCTGGTGCGTGGTGCTGTTCTTCGCGTCGGCGGGCGCCTCCAGCGCGTATCTGACCGTCTCCGAGGTCTTCCCCATGGAGACCAGGGCCATGGCCATCGCCTTCTTCTACGCCATCGGCACCGCGGCCGGCGGTATCAGCGGCCCGCTGGTCTTCGCCGACCTCACGAAGTCCGGCGTCGTCGCCGACACGGTGCTCGCGTTCCAGATCGGCGCCTCCCTGATGTGCGCCGCGGGCCTGGTCGCCGTGTTCCTCGCGGTCAAGGCCGAGGGCCGCTCCCTGGAGGACATCGCCGCCCCGCTGTCGACGGCCTCCGCGCCGGCCGGCACCTCGGCGTCGGCCTCCGCGGCACGGGCGGGCTGA
- a CDS encoding DUF445 domain-containing protein: MERTNAGEPDGDEQHARPDGPANTGALGSTGETADARTLGSAGETADAASPAGASAGASAASAAPPGRTMNTFSPADEEKRRGVRRMKATATGLLLFVALVYVLAKWASNEGAGTWAGYVAAAAEAGMVGALADWFAVTALFRHPLGLPIPHTAIIPTKKDQLGVSLGEFVGENFLSEEVVRQRLRVVGIGSRLGSWLADPEHADRVTAELAAALRGALTVLRDSDVQAVVGEAITRRADAQEIAPGMGKMLEKIVSDGGHRRFVDLVVARAHDWLVFHDGQVMDAVQGGAPGWTPRFVDRKVGERVYKELLRFVTEMRDSPSHPARGALDRFLTDFASDLQSDTETRARVERLKGEVLGRGEVQDLIASAWTAVRSMIVSAAEDERSELRLRVRASLLSLGARMATDPRLQAKVDSWVEGAAVYVVTTYRKEITSLITDTVAGWDAEHTTRKIEAHIGRDLQFIRINGTVVGSLAGLLIYVVSRALGA; this comes from the coding sequence ATGGAACGCACGAATGCGGGTGAACCGGACGGCGACGAACAGCATGCCCGCCCGGACGGCCCGGCGAACACGGGGGCCCTGGGGAGCACAGGGGAGACCGCGGACGCGCGGACCCTGGGGAGCGCCGGGGAGACCGCGGACGCGGCGAGTCCCGCAGGCGCTTCGGCGGGCGCCTCGGCGGCCTCCGCCGCGCCGCCGGGCCGGACGATGAACACCTTCAGCCCCGCCGACGAGGAGAAGCGCCGAGGCGTGCGCCGGATGAAGGCGACCGCCACCGGCCTGCTGCTCTTCGTCGCCCTCGTGTACGTCCTGGCCAAGTGGGCCTCGAACGAGGGCGCGGGCACCTGGGCCGGCTATGTCGCCGCGGCCGCGGAGGCGGGCATGGTCGGCGCGCTGGCCGACTGGTTCGCGGTCACGGCCCTCTTCCGGCACCCGCTCGGCCTGCCCATCCCGCACACCGCGATCATCCCCACCAAGAAGGACCAGCTGGGCGTCTCGCTGGGCGAGTTCGTCGGCGAGAACTTCCTCTCCGAGGAGGTCGTCCGCCAGCGGCTGCGCGTGGTGGGCATCGGCAGCAGACTCGGATCCTGGCTGGCCGACCCCGAGCACGCGGACCGGGTCACGGCCGAACTGGCCGCCGCTCTGCGGGGCGCGCTGACCGTGCTGCGCGACTCCGACGTCCAGGCCGTGGTGGGGGAGGCGATCACCCGCCGCGCGGACGCCCAGGAGATCGCGCCCGGCATGGGCAAGATGCTGGAGAAGATCGTCTCGGACGGCGGACACAGACGGTTCGTCGACCTGGTGGTCGCCCGCGCGCACGACTGGCTGGTGTTCCACGACGGCCAGGTGATGGACGCCGTCCAGGGCGGCGCGCCCGGCTGGACCCCGCGCTTCGTCGACAGGAAGGTCGGCGAGCGGGTCTACAAGGAACTGCTCCGCTTCGTCACCGAGATGCGCGACTCCCCGTCCCATCCGGCCCGCGGCGCCCTCGACCGGTTCCTCACCGACTTCGCCTCCGACCTCCAGTCCGACACCGAGACCCGCGCGCGCGTGGAGCGCCTCAAGGGCGAGGTGCTGGGCCGCGGCGAGGTCCAGGACCTCATCGCCTCCGCCTGGACGGCCGTACGGTCGATGATCGTGTCCGCCGCCGAGGACGAGCGCAGTGAACTGCGGCTGCGCGTACGGGCCTCGCTGCTGTCCCTCGGTGCCCGGATGGCCACCGATCCAAGGCTCCAGGCCAAGGTGGACAGCTGGGTGGAGGGCGCCGCCGTGTACGTGGTGACGACGTACCGCAAGGAGATCACCTCGCTCATCACGGACACGGTCGCGGGCTGGGACGCCGAGCACACGACCCGCAAGATCGAGGCGCACATCGGCCGCGACCTCCAGTTCATCCGGATCAACGGCACGGTGGTCGGCTCCCTGGCCGGACTGCTGATCTACGTGGTGTCACGGGCGTTGGGGGCTTAG